The genomic region GTTTATATCAAATTGCCTATTAGAGTTATCAGTAACAGTCAGAAGAAACTTGGCCACAAAGATCTTGCAGACTAAAAAAGGAGCAAATTCAAGTTGTGTATGAGAATTCTTTTGATTACATAATTTGACTGCATTTTAAGAAgcacttttataaataaaaatctggggGAAATACCATAAAGAGGTTCTGTGAAAATAGAGAAGCTGGTAACACCTGttaacatttgtatttttgctggtgaactgaaaagattttttaaagatatttttaatataagaatACATACTACTTTAACAGGATGGTGTCTTTCTGCAGCACTTGATTTGCATGTGTATATAACTGTGCACTCAGTAAAACATCACCACCTCAGCTCAAATCCTGTCCGTGAGCTGGTGGAGGTTTTTGACAACTTCCTGCTCTGTTGGTCTATATGTTATTGGAGGATCAGTTGCTTCCTGTTTGGGCACCCAAAAGATAATGGTTTGAGTAGGTCATGTGCATTACAAAAAGACTGATATACATACAGATTAAAGTAGGCAACTGCTTATAAACCATGCAGTTTATTAGGGAGACTAAATTCATAggcagtgtaaaaaaaaaaaaaaaaagaaaaagaaaaacaaaaaataacaaataaacacacaaagtTATTCAGAAATACAGTGCTCATGGTGGAAGAATGGCTACAACTATATAAATTAACATCACTGAGgattaaaatgcaaaactccaaaataaacagttcaaaaaaatctacagattgagattttgaagaaaatctatcatttcctctttttccctaGCTCTCCCACGATTCTTCCAAGTAATGTAGATCTACTCTTacgtacatgtatatttaataaatcTTCAAACAtgtctttcttcttcagaactGGTGACCTCTGAATATGAGAAAATGTCCCTGAAAAGTGACATGAAAACACATATAAGTAATCAATTTACAAATGGCAGAGTCTCAGTTTCCCACATTCATGCTTCCCCCATCTTTAGCTGCTACTGTCCCTATTTTATCAGCAGTAAATGTCCGTCACGGCCCCAGACCTCTTGTTTTGATGATAAGCTATGTCCTTCCATTTGCAAGTTGCCTTTCATTGACAAATACTCTGGTCTTTCCCCCCCATCACagaccttttccttttccttcagccGTCCTGTAAAGCTTTTCCACGTGTAATTAATGGGGTCAGAACATTTGTCTGTCAGAGTCTGCTCAGTCTTACAGACTTAGTTGCTTATCATTGTCTTTGCACAGTGAATGAGATCTCCCAAACCATTTAGCAGCATGTTGGGGATTTCCTTGAGGGAACTCTGTGGGATATTTTCTTAGCAATTCCTCTTCtcaaaaagtaacattttaacATAGTGTACATTTAATTATCAAGCTAAAAAAAGCTTAATACAGCAGCCTTTTCCCCACAACCCTCCTTGGCACCCTGCAACCCTAGCAGAACTGAGACAGCAAGTTGTGTCTTATCCCTGGCAGCTGGGCCATATACAAGAGCTGATTTGAGCCTAGTTCCTGCACCTGTGAGGGGAGGAGTGCACAGCTGTTAGCACTCTTAGAGGGCAgactgctggggcaggagaagaGAGGTAGAAAGGAGGTAGAGggctttttgtatttgtattcttCAAACACTAATGCTAGGGTTGTGGTATGTGTCTTCTGGAGGAAGACCTTCTACAATTACTCTTCAGGAAGATTTGCTGTGAGTACGAAAgttatgtttttcttgtgtttttttttttttaagtctaatTTTGGCTCATTGAGAGTTGTTACAGTTATGATGCATCTAATTACTCTGTTGTGATATGTTAGAAGTGCTTTTTTGAAACCTGCTTTTTCACAGTGTCTAAGTTCTGGTAGGGGGAAGGAATGGATGACTAAAGATGCTTTGGTCAGGTAACTGTAAAGGAGTTTTCCCCACTTGTCTCAATCTAAAGCTGACTAGCGCTTCTCTGCAGGCTGTCTAGGGGATTAAACATGTTGTTATACTGCTAGGTTAAGTGTGGTGTTAGTGAATGGAAGCAGTTTGTCAAGTAACTTGGATAGCacttctgattttgttgtttttcatggaTTGTGTAGAGCTTGAAGAATATCTTTGGACCTGTTGGTAACTACAATCAAGAGCCTAGCAGGACTATATTGATTcagaaaacagtgtttaaaGCTATAAGCCTGGACCTCAGATACTTCTACTGCTGTTTTGGTGTACAGTCAGACAACCTTGTTTCCTTAAAATGCCAAGTCTGAGGGAACTGTAGGAGGTGTTTCTTCAGTGTGATGGGATAGTTCTGTTCAGTACTACCTAGAAGCTTTACTAAGGactactgtttttttgttgcttgttggttggtttggttggttttggctTGGAgggtttttacatttttcttaggCAAGCTCAGTTTCTGCTACTTGGTTATCACAATGACCTCATGGGATTTATCCTTTAGTTCTGAAACCTGATACTGTTGTaataaattctgtgtttaaagtattattattatgtgCCATGCCTAGGTCTGTCTTGATTTTTCTATTCAGTATGTTTACGGAACTGCAGTGAATACAGCTTATAGATCACCCCTGATTCGTGACATCTTGACGTTCAAAAAAAATTGCAACTGTTGTAAACACttaagaagagagaaaaacttgaaataaagACGTTATGAGCAGTTGTAAAAGTCatgatataaagaaaaaaaaataattgctttactGTTTGACACCTTTAAAACAAGCCTACTGAAAGCTATTTGTACCTGCTCGTGTAGATGTGGAATAGGAATAGAGTATTAGGTCATTTAAATGCTGTTAATGTTTCTCTTTGGCCTATGAAAACAAACTTGTATGTCTCTTTATGCTTAAGGAGCAGTAATCCAATTCCTCATTATCTGCTAGGATGTGATTTCTATCTGCTATTATTAACAattgatttctgcttttactgACTAAACAAGGCAGTAAGGTCAAGGGTTACAAAGATTTAGCAGCTGGCTTTGTTAAGAAACTGGGAGACTTGGAGAGGAGGTTACATAGTTCCTCCAAGAAATAAAGTGTAGTCTGTCACTGCTATAAGCTGCCTGCTACCAACTGATGTTAATCAAAGGTACAGAGAAACCAGATGAGCTGATTGCAAGTCACCAAACGGATGTAAAagagtgtgtgtgggggaaggGGGGATTGGAAATCCTTGTTTCTCTTAAAGTGAGAATAAGTAGTAGTGTCTTAAAATCTCTGCGTGTAGGAGTAAACGAAAGTCAGTAttaatcacaaaacaaaaaaaaaatggtacttTGAAACACATCATGTTGTGACTCTTAATCTTGACTATTAGTCTTTGAAGAGAAGTTGTTTGTTTAGGAAAATCGCTGTGTGATATGGATGTTAAGAACTAGTTGCAAACAAAAGGCTTAGAGGGAATTTAGGCAGcaacatatgaaaatatattctttggGGAGGGGCGGGAGGGGTGAAGAAAAGCGTCTGGTGCTTTAGCATGGTGATCCTTTTAGTTTTGATATTACTTCTGGCCTGTGTGTGTAAAGCTGTGTTCTGCTTGCACCCAGAAGTTCATTAGCCTGGTCAAGACTGAGCAGTTTATTGCATTTGTGATATCTAAGGCCATTTAAAAATGCACCTGGGGTGATTTGTTCAGTTTAGAATCTGTCACTGCATGAGTTCCTTTTCAGTCTGGGAGATTGATTCAAGTACAACTCCTAGCTTAATGGCTAAAATACCCTGCAGAGAATGGGTGTAAGGACCTCTTGATCCTTCCTATCGAGTCCTGTCTTCCAGTGTACacaaaaaatcatatatatatatgggtaATAGCTGGACTGGCCAATGATACAAAGTCCCCGGGGCAGACAAATCCTGAGTTCATGTCGCTTCTTCAGAGACATCCTAATGGGTAACTGCCCAGAGAGGTTCTTCAATATTCCATAGACACTGTCCCCTAAATCCTAGTAACTAAAGCTCTTATCTAGGAAGTAGAGATAAGGGTCTGAATCCTTCTAAGTGGAAAGGCAGTTCTACCTTTTGTCCATAGGCCCTATGCACTAAACTGTTGGTGATAGCAGCAGCACTCCTACCCTTCCATCAAAGCATAGCACCTGCCTCTTTTTGAGATAGGATATTTTCTAGGGAAGGATGCATTGCTAGTAGCAGGGTTAGGACTGAAGCCTTGGAGAAGACTAAGGCTTAGTAAAAGCTATGCTGTATCTTCCTGCTGGGAATGGGGAGGCTAAGTGACATGCTACCTTTTGTACATCCTACTGTGAAGTGCCAGCTCTCACCTTACTGCGTGTGGGGATGCTTTAACCCTACGTATTCTGCTCTGGGGCAGGGAACCTGGCGGTGAGGAACTGCAGCACTTAGTTTCATAGGTCCTGTTCTTCTTCCTGAATCCGTAGCTGTCCCTGAAACCATGTTTGCACCTGAGtcctttgtgtgtttgtgtgttggAATAAGTTAACAGAACTAGGAACCATCTAGTGGTTGACTACCAGATGGCAATTAAACGTATCCTTACTCTTCTGCTAAAAGAGTGCCGCTCTCCCCTGCAGCACTGGTGTGACTGTTCCTGGGTTAATTCAGTCCTCAGAATGGAGAATTTGGAACTAGCCTGTCCATGGCACAACAGCGGTTAACTGTTAGTGTTGAAGAATATCTTTTGTATGTTCAGCTGCTGAGCTGTCATGTTTGTTTGAATCTTCCTGTGTTTTACTTTCTactcctgctgcctctcctgctctCCATCTCCCAGCCCACCCCCAAAATAAGACTTAAAAGCTGTCATTAGAGTTCATGTTATTTGGAAGTCAAATTTTGAATATTAACAAGAGTCACCTTGCATATTAACGTGAGTTCTGTACTGGACTGTGTGGCACTGACTTTCAATGTTGTTACACATAGTACAATAAGCCTGtgcctccttcctttcctaCTAGACACTATTGCCTATGAGATGTGTATTAAACAAGTAGTAACCTTGGTTTCTCCTTGTGTACTGGGAATGTAGAGTAGTGATCTTCTGTTCAGCTTCTGCAAGCTGCCTTCTTCCTAGACCGTGGGTTCTGGAAAGCACACAGTCCACATAAATATCCCAGAAGAGCTGAGCCAGGTCCCAGAACAGAGCCCCATGTTTCAAGTTCTCTGATGATTTCAGGAAGATCATGAAGTCCCAAAAGCCACTGACAGAGTCAGAAATACGAGGCTTCCTCATTTCCAGTAAGACCGCTGAGGAGGATTCCCAGCATTGAGGATCTGCTCGCCCTAGAGCCAGTGGGTCAATTTGGCTATGGCAGAGGAAAGGTGTCACACAGAACACTCCCATGATTAGCAGAGAGCAGGTGAGCCTCATGTTGTAGTGGATTCTCCTCCCTCTGTTACCAAGATCCATTGTGTTACTGAAACATAACAAAACCAATATAAGCTGAAAAACTGTTCCTGCATCACTGTTAGGTGCAGGAACAGAACCCTAGCATCTTACATTATGTAGAAGGCACTAGATGATGCCTTTTTTGATTTGCAGATTCTTGAACTTTTCCagtaaatatcttttttctttttttttttttttcttacagaaaa from Aythya fuligula isolate bAytFul2 chromosome 6, bAytFul2.pri, whole genome shotgun sequence harbors:
- the FAM237A gene encoding protein FAM237A, translated to MDLGNRGRRIHYNMRLTCSLLIMGVFCVTPFLCHSQIDPLALGRADPQCWESSSAVLLEMRKPRISDSVSGFWDFMIFLKSSENLKHGALFWDLAQLFWDIYVDCVLSRTHGLGRRQLAEAEQKITTLHSQYTRRNQGTFSHIQRSPVLKKKDMFEDLLNIHVRKSRSTLLGRIVGELGKKRK